In Sphaeramia orbicularis chromosome 12, fSphaOr1.1, whole genome shotgun sequence, the following proteins share a genomic window:
- the pomk gene encoding protein O-mannose kinase isoform X2 — protein MQRQMQSVSGGRHSRSVSHGVWVVLLCVAALLLCNVIIYIYLDSLDQSGGQQMSSPSGCLPQHFKMVTMKNCTPWLQCAQIKTEVRKLKLIGQGAVKKVYLAEWRAQKVALSELSSLDYEADFLHGLSMLQTLQGPRVVQLVGFCLDDHVLVTEYHPLGSLLNLDDVLAQEQYQQHNTWQTRLRLAMNYVSILHYLHNSPAGRRVMCDSNSLDKTLSQFLLTNNFHLVVNDLDALPEVDRSRGLVVKCGHRELSGDFVAPEQLWPFSSTGKSFSDDLMPGYDERTDIWKIPDVTRFLMGRVPGGDLVHFHLFQIHEECKKTSPELRPSALTVLNTYRSVYSSMVRDSSGLRDML, from the exons ATGCAGCGCCAG ATGCAGAGTGTGTCAGGTGGGAGGCACAGCAGGTCTGTTTCCCACGGTGTTTGGGTGGTGCTGCTGTGCGTCGCTGCTTTACTCCTCTGTAATGTCATCATCTACATTTATCTGGACTCCTTGGACCAAAGCGGTGGGCAGCAGATGTCCTCTCCTTCGGGTTGTCTACCTCAGCATTTCAAGATGGTGACCATGAAAAACTGCACCCCCTGGCTCCAGTGTGCACAGATAAAGACTGAAGTACGCAAGCTGAAGCTGATTGGCCAAGGGGCAGTGAAGAAG GTCTACTTGGCAGAATGGAGGGCTCAGAAGGTGGCTCTGTCTGAACTGTCTTCTCTGGACTATGAGGCAGATTTTCTTCATGGGTTGTCCATGCTGCAGACCCTGCAGGGGCCCAGGGTGGTGCAGCTGGTGGGGTTTTGCCTTGACGACCATGTGTTGGTCACAGAATACCACCCCCTGGGGTCACTGCTGAATCTGGACGATGTTCTTGCACAAGAGCAGTACCAACAACACAACACCTGGCAGACCCGCCTGAGGCTGGCCATGAACTACGTGTCCATCCTCCATTATCTCCATAACAGTCCAGCCGGGCGGAGGGTCATGTGTGATTCCAACAGTCTGGACAAAACTCTGTCTCAGTTTTTGTTGACCAATAACTTCCACCTGGTCGTAAACGATCTGGACGCGCTGCCTGAAGTGGACCGCAGCAGAGGACTGGTGGTCAAATGTGGACACAGGGAACTCAGCGGGGACTTTGTGGCTCCAGAACAGCTCTGGCCCTTTTCAAGTACCGGGAAAAGCTTCTCAGACGACCTGATGCCGGGGTACGACGAGAGGACGGACATCTGGAAGATCCCAGATGTGACGCGGTTCCTGATGGGAAGGGTACCAGGAGGAGATCTGGTCCACTTCCACCTGTTTCAAATCCACGAGGAATGTAAAAAGACGAGCCCAGAGCTGCGTCCGTCAGCTCTGACTGTGTTGAACACCTACAGATCAGTCTACAGCAGCATGGTCCGGGACAGTTCTGGGCTCAGAGACA TGTTGTAG
- the pomk gene encoding protein O-mannose kinase isoform X1 — translation MQRQMQSVSGGRHSRSVSHGVWVVLLCVAALLLCNVIIYIYLDSLDQSGGQQMSSPSGCLPQHFKMVTMKNCTPWLQCAQIKTEVRKLKLIGQGAVKKVYLAEWRAQKVALSELSSLDYEADFLHGLSMLQTLQGPRVVQLVGFCLDDHVLVTEYHPLGSLLNLDDVLAQEQYQQHNTWQTRLRLAMNYVSILHYLHNSPAGRRVMCDSNSLDKTLSQFLLTNNFHLVVNDLDALPEVDRSRGLVVKCGHRELSGDFVAPEQLWPFSSTGKSFSDDLMPGYDERTDIWKIPDVTRFLMGRVPGGDLVHFHLFQIHEECKKTSPELRPSALTVLNTYRSVYSSMVRDSSGLRDML, via the exons ATGCAGCGCCAG ATGCAGAGTGTGTCAGGTGGGAGGCACAGCAGGTCTGTTTCCCACGGTGTTTGGGTGGTGCTGCTGTGCGTCGCTGCTTTACTCCTCTGTAATGTCATCATCTACATTTATCTGGACTCCTTGGACCAAAGCGGTGGGCAGCAGATGTCCTCTCCTTCGGGTTGTCTACCTCAGCATTTCAAGATGGTGACCATGAAAAACTGCACCCCCTGGCTCCAGTGTGCACAGATAAAGACTGAAGTACGCAAGCTGAAGCTGATTGGCCAAGGGGCAGTGAAGAAG GTCTACTTGGCAGAATGGAGGGCTCAGAAGGTGGCTCTGTCTGAACTGTCTTCTCTGGACTATGAGGCAGATTTTCTTCATGGGTTGTCCATGCTGCAGACCCTGCAGGGGCCCAGGGTGGTGCAGCTGGTGGGGTTTTGCCTTGACGACCATGTGTTGGTCACAGAATACCACCCCCTGGGGTCACTGCTGAATCTGGACGATGTTCTTGCACAAGAGCAGTACCAACAACACAACACCTGGCAGACCCGCCTGAGGCTGGCCATGAACTACGTGTCCATCCTCCATTATCTCCATAACAGTCCAGCCGGGCGGAGGGTCATGTGTGATTCCAACAGTCTGGACAAAACTCTGTCTCAGTTTTTGTTGACCAATAACTTCCACCTGGTCGTAAACGATCTGGACGCGCTGCCTGAAGTGGACCGCAGCAGAGGACTGGTGGTCAAATGTGGACACAGGGAACTCAGCGGGGACTTTGTGGCTCCAGAACAGCTCTGGCCCTTTTCAAGTACCGGGAAAAGCTTCTCAGACGACCTGATGCCGGGGTACGACGAGAGGACGGACATCTGGAAGATCCCAGATGTGACGCGGTTCCTGATGGGAAGGGTACCAGGAGGAGATCTGGTCCACTTCCACCTGTTTCAAATCCACGAGGAATGTAAAAAGACGAGCCCAGAGCTGCGTCCGTCAGCTCTGACTGTGTTGAACACCTACAGATCAGTCTACAGCAGCATGGTCCGGGACAGTTCTGGGCTCAGAGACAtgttgtag
- the pomk gene encoding protein O-mannose kinase isoform X3: MQSVSGGRHSRSVSHGVWVVLLCVAALLLCNVIIYIYLDSLDQSGGQQMSSPSGCLPQHFKMVTMKNCTPWLQCAQIKTEVRKLKLIGQGAVKKVYLAEWRAQKVALSELSSLDYEADFLHGLSMLQTLQGPRVVQLVGFCLDDHVLVTEYHPLGSLLNLDDVLAQEQYQQHNTWQTRLRLAMNYVSILHYLHNSPAGRRVMCDSNSLDKTLSQFLLTNNFHLVVNDLDALPEVDRSRGLVVKCGHRELSGDFVAPEQLWPFSSTGKSFSDDLMPGYDERTDIWKIPDVTRFLMGRVPGGDLVHFHLFQIHEECKKTSPELRPSALTVLNTYRSVYSSMVRDSSGLRDML, translated from the exons ATGCAGAGTGTGTCAGGTGGGAGGCACAGCAGGTCTGTTTCCCACGGTGTTTGGGTGGTGCTGCTGTGCGTCGCTGCTTTACTCCTCTGTAATGTCATCATCTACATTTATCTGGACTCCTTGGACCAAAGCGGTGGGCAGCAGATGTCCTCTCCTTCGGGTTGTCTACCTCAGCATTTCAAGATGGTGACCATGAAAAACTGCACCCCCTGGCTCCAGTGTGCACAGATAAAGACTGAAGTACGCAAGCTGAAGCTGATTGGCCAAGGGGCAGTGAAGAAG GTCTACTTGGCAGAATGGAGGGCTCAGAAGGTGGCTCTGTCTGAACTGTCTTCTCTGGACTATGAGGCAGATTTTCTTCATGGGTTGTCCATGCTGCAGACCCTGCAGGGGCCCAGGGTGGTGCAGCTGGTGGGGTTTTGCCTTGACGACCATGTGTTGGTCACAGAATACCACCCCCTGGGGTCACTGCTGAATCTGGACGATGTTCTTGCACAAGAGCAGTACCAACAACACAACACCTGGCAGACCCGCCTGAGGCTGGCCATGAACTACGTGTCCATCCTCCATTATCTCCATAACAGTCCAGCCGGGCGGAGGGTCATGTGTGATTCCAACAGTCTGGACAAAACTCTGTCTCAGTTTTTGTTGACCAATAACTTCCACCTGGTCGTAAACGATCTGGACGCGCTGCCTGAAGTGGACCGCAGCAGAGGACTGGTGGTCAAATGTGGACACAGGGAACTCAGCGGGGACTTTGTGGCTCCAGAACAGCTCTGGCCCTTTTCAAGTACCGGGAAAAGCTTCTCAGACGACCTGATGCCGGGGTACGACGAGAGGACGGACATCTGGAAGATCCCAGATGTGACGCGGTTCCTGATGGGAAGGGTACCAGGAGGAGATCTGGTCCACTTCCACCTGTTTCAAATCCACGAGGAATGTAAAAAGACGAGCCCAGAGCTGCGTCCGTCAGCTCTGACTGTGTTGAACACCTACAGATCAGTCTACAGCAGCATGGTCCGGGACAGTTCTGGGCTCAGAGACAtgttgtag
- the LOC115430186 gene encoding thyrotropin receptor-like, with translation MTHTCSLLFLLLITVGTTLPLKLCPSSCRCDQDVHSVTCFGAEVMPLFHVGIREVWLVGSRFSSVPEDAFSNLVNVSHISIFDDVNIKHLERHSFHNLSWITHIQLNGLKTLSSIHPEAFKDLPHLKYLGIINTGLSTFPVLQYIQATQEDFVLEIVENVFIEVIPANAFRGITDNTLTVMLNSNGLKAIQNFAFNGSRLEEVYLHRNVDLDQIEELAFYGGIYGPTHIDLSETHILSLPSVGLETIENLRAKNTWTLKALPPLRAFFHLQSAELTYSSHCCGLQMLRRWRGHSEAVICNLTRSRWKNPGSSAAAGNQTLQDSTDSVDPSSPSGHSSDHTPLCPHAECEQELYVAFPTEGPAEALDSVLCTELNSDSPGLRCTPLPDPFNPCEDVMSQGFLRVLVWAVGLFAITANTLVIFILLTSRQKPSVTRFLLGHLAFADFCMGTYLLIIASVDVYTHSRYYHYAIAWQTGPGCSLAGTLSVFACELSVYTLTLISVHRWHAIFYAIRLDSRMRVRHAVLLMLVGWFLCAVLALMPVVGVSSYQKVSVCLPMDTDTAAAQAYVVSLLMVNVVAFTVVCLCYIHIYCMVHNPQHQSSRYDTAMAKRMAVLVFTNFLCLAPICFYGLSAALHRPLITVTHSKVLLVLFYPLNSCAHPFFYAILTKAFHQDVLMLLSRMGLCPRKVHLYRSKLLDISCNPPITSQKFHVPESGTPGSGTHV, from the exons ATGACTCACACATGCAGTCTTCTGTTTCTCCTTCTCATCACTGTTGGGACCACTCTTCCTTTGAAACTCTGTCCATCTTCTTGTCGATGTGACCAGGACGTCCACAGTGTGACATGTTTTGGAGCTGAGGTCATGCCACTTTTTCACGTCGGCATACGGGAAGT GTGGCTGGTGGGATCCAGGTTTTCTTCTGTTCCTGAAGATGCCTTTAGCAACTTGGTCAACGTTTCTCACAT ATCCATATTTGATGATGTGAATATAAAACACCTTGAAAGGCATTCGTTCCACAACCTGTCCTGGATCACCCACAT ACAACTGAATGGTTTAAAAACCCTGTCCTCCATTCACCCAGAGGCATTCAAGGACCTGCCACATTTAAAGTACCT TGGGATCATCAACACAGGTCTCAGCACCTTTCCTGTCCTACAGTACATCCAGGCCACTCAAGAGGATTTTGTTTT GGAGATTGTAGAGAATGTCTTCATAGAAGTCATACCTGCAAATGCTTTCAGGGGAATAACTGACAACACTCTGACAGT CATGTTGAACAGTAACGGCCTTAAAGCGATCCAGAACTTTGCCTTCAATGGGAGCAGACTAGAGGAAGT CTATCTTCACAGGAATGTGGATTTGGACCAAATAGAAGAATTAGCTTTTTATGGAGGCATTTATGGCCCGACTCACAT AGACCTTTCAGAAACCCACATTCTCTCTTTACCTTCAGTGGGTTTGGAGACCATTGAAAATCTTCGAGCTAAAAACACTTGGACTCTCAAAGCGCTGCCTCCGTTAAGAGCCTTTTTCCATTTACAAAGCGCTGAATTGACCTACTCCAGCCATTGTTGTGGACTCCAAATGCTCAGAAGATGGAGAGG ACACTCTGAGGCAGTCATCTGTAACCTGACCAGAAGCAGGTGGAAGAACCCAGGCTCCTCTGCCGCTGCTGGAAATCAAACCCTGCAGGACTCTACAGACAGCGTGGACCCGTCCTCACCCAGCGGTCACTCCTCTGACCACACCCCCCTGTGTCCACATGCAGAGTGTGAGCAGGAGTTGTACGTGGCCTTTCCCACAGAAGGTCCTGCTGAAGCCTTGGACTCTGTGCTGTGTACTGAACTGAACTCAGACAGTCCTGGACTCCGGTGCACCCCCCTGCCTGACCCCTTTAACCCCTGTGAGGATGTGATGAGTCAGGGGTTCCTCAGGGTGCTGGTGTGGGCCGTCGGTCTGTTCGCCATCACGGCCAACACACTGGTGATCTTCATCCTTCTGACCAGTCGACAGAAGCCGTCCGTCACCCGTTTCCTCCTCGGTCACCTGGCCTTCGCAGACTTCTGTATGGGAACGTACCTGCTGATTATCGCCTCCGTCGACGTCTACACTCACTCTCGCTACTATCACTACGCTATCGCTTGGCAGACAGGACCTGGCTGCAGTCTAGCGGGGACGTTATCAGTGTTTGCCTGTGAACTGTCTGTCTACACTCTCACTTTAATCAGCGTTCACAGATGGCACGCCATCTTCTACGCCATCAGACTGGACAGTAGAATGCGCGTCCGCCATGCGGTGCTGCTGATGCTGGTGGGCTGGTTCCTGTGTGCGGTCCTGGCTCTGATGCCGGTGGTGGGTGTGAGCAGTTACCAGAAGGTCAGCGTCTGCTTACCCATGGACACGGACACGGCTGCGGCCCAGGCCTACGTGGTGTCCCTGCTCATGGTGAACGTGGTGGCCTTCACGgtggtgtgtttgtgttacaTCCACATCTACTGCATGGTGCACAACCCCCAGCACCAGTCCAGCAGATACGACACCGCCATGGCCAAACGCATGGCCGTTCTGGTTTTTACCAACTTCCTGTGTCTGGCGCCCATTTGTTTCTACGGCCTGTCTGCAGCTCTGCACCGGCCACTCATCACCGTCACCCACTCCAAG GTGCTGCTGGTTCTTTTCTATCCTCTGAACTCTTGTGCACACCCATTTTTTTATGCTATTCTGACAAAGGCCTTCCACCAGGACGTCCTGATGCTGCTGAGCCGGATGGGGCTGTGTCCCAGGAAAGTGCACCTTTACCGGAGCAAACTTCTGGACATTAGCTGCAACCCTCCCATCACATCACAAAAGTTTCACGTACCGGAATCAGGTACTCCTGGctccgggacgcatgtttga